A window of the Microvirgula aerodenitrificans DSM 15089 genome harbors these coding sequences:
- the leuS gene encoding leucine--tRNA ligase has product MQEHYSPREIETAAQQHWDTTAAFRAVEDTAKPKFYCLSMFPYPSGKLHMGHVRNYTIGDVLSRYMRMRGFNVLQPMGWDAFGMPAENAALKNQVAPAAWTYSNIDYMRAQLKRLGFAIDWEREVATCKPDYYRWEQWLFTQLFNKGIIYRKNGVVNWDPVDQTVLANEQVIDGRGWRSGALVEKREIPMYYFKITAYADELLADLDKLDWPPQVVTMQKNWIGKSFGADIVFPYDVDSIGHAGELKVYTTRPDTLMGATYVAVAAEHALATQAAAGNPALAAFIAECKRGGVSEADLATQEKKGMATGLFVVHPLTGEKLPVWVANYVLMGYGEGAVMAVPAHDERDFAFANLYALPIRQVIARRDGDNDYDAGQWQEWYGAKDDSVLTVNSGKYDGLTPQAAFTAIVDDLAAQQHGAKRTQYRLRDWGISRQRYWGCPIPIIHCDSCGDVPVPADQLPVVLPEDVVPDGSGNPLARLPSFYQTTCPTCGKPARRETDTMDTFVESSWYFARYASPDCANGMVDARAGYWMNVDQYIGGIEHAILHLLYARFFNKLMRDEGLLNNDEPFQRLLTQGMVVCETFYRDLDNGGKEWIAPADVVIERDGKGKIVAATHRIDGLPVVVGGIEKMSKSKNNGVDPQALIESHGADTARLFMMFAAPPSQSLEWSDAGVEGAFRFLKRLWKTVHEFVADGVVTAYAGGELDAGQKALRFKLHSTIQKVSDDFGVRQQFNTAIAAVMELLNTYDKTGRGDATGRAVGQEVLETAVLLLSPIVPHIAEALWSALRPDSALLDQAWPLVDAAALVQDEIELVVQVNGKLRGNVTVSKDAGRDAIEAAALANDNVVKFMEGRPAKKVIVVPGRLVNIVV; this is encoded by the coding sequence ATGCAAGAACACTACAGCCCGCGCGAGATCGAAACCGCCGCGCAACAACACTGGGACACCACCGCCGCGTTCCGCGCCGTCGAAGACACCGCCAAGCCGAAGTTCTACTGCCTGTCGATGTTCCCGTATCCGTCGGGCAAGCTGCACATGGGCCACGTCCGCAACTACACCATCGGCGACGTGCTGTCGCGCTACATGCGCATGCGCGGTTTCAATGTCCTGCAGCCGATGGGCTGGGACGCGTTCGGCATGCCGGCGGAAAACGCCGCGCTGAAGAACCAGGTCGCACCGGCGGCGTGGACCTATTCGAACATCGACTACATGCGCGCCCAGCTGAAGCGGCTCGGCTTCGCCATCGACTGGGAACGGGAAGTCGCGACCTGCAAGCCCGACTACTATCGCTGGGAACAGTGGCTGTTCACCCAGCTGTTCAACAAGGGCATCATCTACCGCAAGAACGGGGTGGTGAACTGGGACCCGGTCGACCAGACCGTGCTGGCCAACGAGCAGGTGATCGACGGGCGCGGCTGGCGTTCGGGCGCGCTGGTCGAAAAGCGCGAAATCCCGATGTACTACTTCAAGATCACTGCCTACGCCGACGAGCTGCTGGCCGATCTGGACAAGCTGGACTGGCCGCCGCAAGTGGTCACCATGCAGAAGAACTGGATCGGCAAGAGCTTCGGTGCCGACATCGTGTTCCCGTATGACGTGGATTCGATCGGTCATGCCGGCGAGCTGAAGGTGTACACCACCCGTCCGGACACGCTGATGGGCGCGACCTATGTCGCCGTCGCTGCCGAGCACGCGCTGGCCACCCAGGCCGCCGCCGGCAACCCGGCACTGGCTGCCTTCATCGCCGAGTGCAAGCGCGGTGGCGTGTCCGAGGCCGACCTCGCCACCCAGGAAAAGAAGGGCATGGCGACCGGCCTGTTCGTCGTCCATCCGCTGACCGGTGAAAAGCTGCCGGTCTGGGTCGCCAACTACGTGCTGATGGGGTACGGCGAGGGCGCGGTGATGGCCGTGCCGGCGCATGACGAACGCGACTTCGCCTTCGCCAATCTGTATGCGCTGCCGATCAGGCAGGTGATCGCCCGCCGCGACGGCGACAATGATTACGATGCCGGCCAGTGGCAGGAATGGTATGGCGCCAAGGACGACAGCGTGCTGACGGTGAACTCCGGCAAGTACGACGGCCTTACGCCGCAGGCGGCCTTCACCGCCATCGTCGACGACCTGGCCGCGCAGCAGCATGGTGCAAAGCGCACCCAGTATCGCCTGCGCGACTGGGGCATCTCGCGCCAGCGCTACTGGGGCTGCCCGATCCCGATCATCCATTGCGACAGCTGCGGCGACGTGCCGGTCCCGGCCGACCAGTTGCCGGTGGTGCTGCCGGAAGACGTGGTGCCGGACGGTTCCGGCAATCCGCTGGCCAGACTGCCGTCGTTCTACCAGACCACCTGCCCGACCTGCGGCAAGCCGGCCCGGCGCGAAACCGACACCATGGACACCTTCGTCGAGTCGAGCTGGTACTTCGCCCGCTATGCGTCGCCGGACTGCGCCAACGGCATGGTCGATGCGCGTGCCGGCTACTGGATGAATGTCGACCAGTACATCGGCGGCATCGAACACGCCATCCTGCACCTGCTGTACGCCCGCTTCTTCAACAAGCTGATGCGCGACGAAGGCCTGCTGAACAACGACGAGCCGTTCCAGCGCCTGCTGACCCAGGGCATGGTGGTGTGCGAAACCTTCTATCGCGACCTCGACAATGGCGGCAAGGAATGGATTGCCCCGGCCGACGTCGTCATCGAACGTGACGGCAAGGGCAAGATCGTTGCCGCCACCCATCGCATCGACGGCCTGCCGGTCGTGGTCGGCGGCATCGAGAAGATGTCGAAGTCGAAGAACAACGGCGTCGATCCGCAAGCGCTGATCGAATCGCATGGCGCCGATACCGCCCGCCTGTTCATGATGTTCGCCGCCCCGCCGAGCCAGTCGCTGGAGTGGTCGGACGCTGGCGTCGAGGGCGCATTCCGCTTCCTCAAGCGGCTGTGGAAGACTGTGCACGAATTCGTGGCCGATGGCGTGGTGACGGCCTATGCCGGCGGCGAGCTGGATGCCGGACAGAAGGCGCTGCGCTTCAAGCTGCACAGCACCATCCAGAAGGTCAGCGACGACTTCGGCGTGCGCCAGCAGTTCAATACTGCCATCGCGGCGGTGATGGAATTGCTGAACACCTATGACAAGACCGGTCGTGGCGATGCCACCGGCCGCGCGGTTGGCCAGGAAGTGCTGGAAACCGCCGTGCTGCTGCTGTCGCCGATCGTGCCGCATATCGCCGAAGCGCTGTGGAGCGCCCTGCGTCCGGACAGCGCCCTGCTCGACCAGGCGTGGCCGCTGGTCGATGCCGCCGCGCTGGTGCAGGACGAAATCGAGCTGGTGGTACAGGTCAACGGCAAGCTGCGCGGCAATGTCACGGTGTCGAAAGATGCCGGTCGCGACGCGATCGAGGCCGCCGCGCTGGCGAACGACAATGTGGTGAAGTTCATGGAAGGTCGTCCGGCGAAGAAAGTCATCGTCGTGCCGGGCCGGCTGGTGAACATCGTCGTCTGA